In Capsicum annuum cultivar UCD-10X-F1 chromosome 7, UCD10Xv1.1, whole genome shotgun sequence, one genomic interval encodes:
- the LOC107876710 gene encoding uncharacterized protein LOC107876710 has protein sequence MAKEFWFLAGPTSPDKIRITMYTKWKSPAQANYMLNTDCASEISSIIQHQLGLGGVFRNYKGEWVLGFHGTCAATDVLEGETHALLLGLQLAYQNNLYPLEIGIDSQQLVRLLDSNTYPNTTLISDSTLISDCRYLLCALDNPQLHHFFREQNRLAE, from the coding sequence ATGGCCAAAGAATTTTGGTTCCTGGCAGGCCCTACAAGCCCTGATAAAATTAGGATTACAATGTATACTAAGTGGAAATCACCTGCGCAAGCAAACTACATGCTTAATACCGATTGTGCTTCTGAAATCTCATCTATAATTCAACATCAACTTGGCCTAGGTGGTGTGTTCAGGAACTATAAGGGGGAATGGGTATTAGGCTTTCATGGAACCTGCGCTGCTACAGATGTCCTGGAAGGAGAAACTCACGCTCTGTTATTAGGACTCCAACTTGCTTATCAGAACAACCTTTATCCATTGGAAATTGGGATAGACTCTCAACAATTAGTCCGGCTACTTGATTCTAATACATATCCTAATACAACTTTGATATCTGACTCAACTTTAATATCTGATTGCAGGTACCTCCTGTGCGCACTGGATAATCCTCAATTGCACCATTTTTTCAGGGAGCAGAATAGGCTAGCTGAATGA
- the LOC107877224 gene encoding mitogen-activated protein kinase kinase kinase 18-like, with the protein MLKLPRKNLFLIFLLPTKFLLSEMDWTRGHTIGHGSTAVVSIAKSRFSDEFFAVKSVELSQAQFLQKEQKIMSQLSSPYIVSYKGCDVTKEKDKLMFNLMMEYMSEGTLIDENRKQGIRINEPLIGYYTKQILLGLDYLHSRGIAHCDIKGQNILLGKTGAKIADFGCARWVDPAERDGGMAAASAEPISGTPMFMAPEVARGEEQGCPADIWALGCTIIEMAIGRLPWANVTNAASLLYQIAFSGQSPEIPKFLSLEARDFLIKCLRRDPKERWAAKQLLKHPFLEESNSNSTTNQDCVTSSPTSILDQDIWNSETVDSTIQIVSSIESPLQRLRKRDLNSGEPNWRWDDHRWVTVRRSGE; encoded by the coding sequence ATGTTGAAACTCCCAAGAAAAAATCTCTTTCTAATattcttactcccaactaaatttcTTCTTTCTGAAATGGATTGGACCAGAGGCCATACTATAGGCCACGGTTCCACCGCCGTCGTCTCCATTGCCAAGTCACGTTTCTCCGATGAATTTTTTGCTGTCAAGTCCGTGGAGCTATCCCAGGCTCAATTCTTACAAAAGGAACAGAAAATTATGTCGCAATTGAGCTCCCCTTATATAGTTAGCTACAAGGGGTGCGATGTTACTAAAGAGAAGGACAAACTCATGTTTAATCTTATGATGGAGTACATGTCAGAGGGTACACTCATCGATGAAAATCGGAAACAGGGTATTCGGATCAATGAGCCATTGATCGGGTACTACACGAAGCAAATTCTTCTAGGATTAGATTACCTACATTCAAGGGGCATAGCACATTGTGACATCAAGGGGCAGAACATTTTGTTAGGTAAAACTGGTGCCAAAATTGCCGACTTTGGTTGTGCCAGGTGGGTTGATCCGGCTGAGAGGGACGGTGGTATGGCAGCAGCTTCTGCCGAGCCAATTAGCGGCACACCAATGTTCATGGCACCGGAGGTGGCACGTGGGGAAGAACAGGGGTGTCCCGCTGATATTTGGGCATTGGGATGTACTATTATAGAAATGGCCATTGGTAGATTACCATGGGCCAATGTGACAAACGCAGCTTCATTGCTTTACCAAATTGCATTTTCTGGCCAATCCCCAGAAATTCCAAAATTCTTGTCTTTAGAAGCAAGGGACTTCTTAATCAAATGCTTGAGAAGAGATCCAAAAGAAAGATGGGCGGCTAAACAACTCCTGAAACATCCATTTCTTGAAGAATCCAATTCGAATTCTACGACAAATCAAGATTGCGTGACAAGTTCCCCAACAAGCATTCTTGATCAAGACATATGGAATTCAGAAACCGTGGATTCTACAATACAAATAGTAAGCTCAATAGAGTCTCCTTTGCAAAGGTTAAGAAAGAGAGATTTAAATTCAGGAGAACCAAACTGGAGATGGGATGATCATCGATGGGTTACTGTTAGAAGAAGCGGTGAATAG